A genome region from Erigeron canadensis isolate Cc75 chromosome 3, C_canadensis_v1, whole genome shotgun sequence includes the following:
- the LOC122592588 gene encoding uncharacterized protein LOC122592588, with product MDDPKPDQSSDKGLEAPNVLEVRTGKHPSHNKETHGMRDDIDVNTPIGDVKGPNVFERVKEEFEAIKEAIHSHKESPSSARKVDTAFSGSKHEKQGSFAEEHMGSPSKSSHHKETHGRGDDIDADIPISEFKGPSIFHRAKEEIEAIVDTIHSKKESDDQDTPSPKKEGGFRAAVKQKLHRISKHE from the exons ATGGATGACCCGAAACCTGATCAATCTTCAG ATAAGGGTTTGGAAGCACCCAATGTGTTGGAGGTGCGTACTGGAAAACACCCATCACATAATAAGGAAACTCACGGGATGCGTGATGATATCGATGTGAATACGCCCATTGGTGATGTCAAAGGTCCTAATGTGTTTGAAAGAGTAAAAGAGGAATTTGAGGCTATCAAGGAAGCCATTCATTCACACAAAGAATCGCCTTCTAGTGCTCGCAA GGTTGATACGGCGTTTTCAGGATCTAAACATGAGAAGCAAGGCTCATTTGCAG AAGAACATATGGGGAGTCCCAGTAAAAGTAGTCACCATAAAGAGACACATGGGAGGGGGGATGATATTGATGCTGACATCCCAATCAGTGAATTCAAAGGTCCTAGCATATTTCATCGTGCTAAAGAAGAGATTGAGGCCATTGTTGATACTATTCATTCTAAGAAAGAATCTGATGACCAGGATACTCCATCACCAAAGAAGGAGGGTGGATTCCGAGCTGCAGTTAAGCAAAAGCTACATAGAATTAGTAAGCATGAATGA
- the LOC122592589 gene encoding vacuolar protein sorting-associated protein 2 homolog 1-like, whose translation MWSIFGKKKKTAQDVLEEKKKRLDKCRAKIEKQRQGFLDHEKELLAEIKKEAEQGNMDIAKIKAREVVMTRHHIEKFNKLESTLQGVSLKTQAKPSEPKTRETKGDGIKGDMIS comes from the exons ATGTGGTCCATATTTGGCAAGAAGAAAAAGACAGCCCAAG ACGTATTGGAGGAGAAGAAGAAAAGGCTTGATAAATGTAGGGCTAAAATAGAGAAGCAGAGGCAAGGTTTTCTGGATCATGAGAAGGAACTGTTAGCAGAGATTAAGAAAGAAGCCGAACAAGGGAATATG GATATTGCTAAGATAAAGGCAAGAGAAGTAGTCATGACACGACATCACATCGAGAAATTTAACAAGCTTGAATCAACACTGCAGGGTGTTTCACTTAAGACTcag GCAAAACCCAGTGAGCCAAAAACTCGAGAGACAAAAGGTGATGGCATTAAAGGAGACATGATAAGCTAG
- the LOC122593148 gene encoding DNA repair protein recA homolog 3, mitochondrial isoform X1, producing MARLLRNVSIIKRSLCFCQDSKKCLLGSSFQINTFSTKGKKKSKSDGSDSGDEHLSKKDLALKQAIDQINTSHGKGSIMFLGQCASPRQVPVVSTGSFSLDIALGVGGFPKGRVVEIYGPEASGKTTLALHVIAEAQKQGGYCVFVDAEHALDPSLAEAIGVNTRDLLLSQPDCGEQALSLVDTIIRSGSVDVVVVDSVSKVAALVPKSELDGEMGDAHMAMQARLMSQALRKLSHSLSTSQTILIFINQVRSKLATFGGFGAPSEVTCGGNALKFYASIRLNIRRVGLVKKGEETLGSQVLVKIMKNKLAPPYRTAQFELEFGKGICRESELIELGLKHKFLMKAGGAYYSMGDLKFCGKDAIKRYLAENLNVREELETKLREKLVDEPKKEKDLETTDTEEDIVAPDATDEEVAAVEA from the exons ATGGCCAGACTACTTCGTAACGTATCCATTATCAAACGATCCCTTTGCTTTTGTCag GATTCTAAGAAATGTTTATTGGGATCATCTTTTCAGATAAACACCTTCTCTACTAAAG GTAAAAAGAAATCAAAGTCCGATGGAAGTGATTCAGGTGATGAACATCTGTCTAAAAAGGATCTCGCCTTAAAGCAAGCAATTGATCAGATTAACACCTCTCATGGAAAGGGGTCTATCATGTTTCTTGGTCAGTGTGCGTCTCCCAGACAAGTCCCGGTGGTATCTACAGGATCTTTTTCATTAGATATAGCACTTGGAGTTGGCGGGTTTCCAAAG GGACGTGTAGTGGAAATATATGGTCCCGAAGCTTCTGGAAAGACAACTCTTGCTCTTCATGTAATTGCCGAAGCGCAGAAGCAAGGAG GTTATTGTGTATTTGTTGATGCTGAGCATGCTCTTGATCCATCATTAGCTGAAGCTATTGGTGTGAACACCCGTGATTTGCTTTTGTCACAGCCAGATTGTGGTGAACAAGCTCTGAGTCTTGTAGATACCATTATCAGAAGCGGTTcagttgatgttgttgttgtggaCAGTGTAAGTAAG GTTGCTGCCCTTGTGCCTAAAAGTGAACTAGATGGTGAAATGGGTGATGCGCATATGGCAATGCAAGCTAGACTTATGAGCCAGGCACTTCGTAAATTGAGCCATTCATTATCTACGTCACAGACTATTTTGATATTCATTAATCAG GTAAGGTCAAAGCTTGCTACTTTTGGTGGATTTGGTGCACCCTCGGAAGTGACATGTGGTGGAAATGCTTTGAAATTTTATGCTTCAATCCGCTTAAATATCAGGAGAGTGGGGCTTGTCAAGAAGGGAGAAGAG ACGCTAGGAAGTCAAGTTCTGGTTAAGATTATGAAAAACAAGCTAGCTCCACCTTATAGAACCGCACAGTTTGAGCTTGAGTTTGGCAAGGGTATATGTCGTGAATCAGAGCTTATAGAGTTAGGTCTCAAACACAAATTCCTCATGAAGGCTGGAGGTGCATATTACAGCATGGGCGATCTGAAGTTTTGTGGAAAAGATGCTATAAAACGTTATTTGGCTGAAAACCTAAATGTACGTGAGGAGTTGGAGACCAAACTCAGAGAAAAGCTTGTGGATGAACccaaaaaggaaaaagattTAGAAACAACAGATACCGAAGAAGACATTGTAGCACCTGATGCAACAGATGAAGAGGTAGCTGCCGTGGAGGCTTGA
- the LOC122593148 gene encoding DNA repair protein recA homolog 3, mitochondrial isoform X2: MARLLRNVSIIKRSLCFCQDSKKCLLGSSFQINTFSTKGKKKSKSDGSDSGDEHLSKKDLALKQAIDQINTSHGKGSIMFLGQCASPRQVPVVSTGSFSLDIALGVGGFPKGRVVEIYGPEASGKTTLALHVIAEAQKQGGYCVFVDAEHALDPSLAEAIGVNTRDLLLSQPDCGEQALSLVDTIIRSGSVDVVVVDSVAALVPKSELDGEMGDAHMAMQARLMSQALRKLSHSLSTSQTILIFINQVRSKLATFGGFGAPSEVTCGGNALKFYASIRLNIRRVGLVKKGEETLGSQVLVKIMKNKLAPPYRTAQFELEFGKGICRESELIELGLKHKFLMKAGGAYYSMGDLKFCGKDAIKRYLAENLNVREELETKLREKLVDEPKKEKDLETTDTEEDIVAPDATDEEVAAVEA, from the exons ATGGCCAGACTACTTCGTAACGTATCCATTATCAAACGATCCCTTTGCTTTTGTCag GATTCTAAGAAATGTTTATTGGGATCATCTTTTCAGATAAACACCTTCTCTACTAAAG GTAAAAAGAAATCAAAGTCCGATGGAAGTGATTCAGGTGATGAACATCTGTCTAAAAAGGATCTCGCCTTAAAGCAAGCAATTGATCAGATTAACACCTCTCATGGAAAGGGGTCTATCATGTTTCTTGGTCAGTGTGCGTCTCCCAGACAAGTCCCGGTGGTATCTACAGGATCTTTTTCATTAGATATAGCACTTGGAGTTGGCGGGTTTCCAAAG GGACGTGTAGTGGAAATATATGGTCCCGAAGCTTCTGGAAAGACAACTCTTGCTCTTCATGTAATTGCCGAAGCGCAGAAGCAAGGAG GTTATTGTGTATTTGTTGATGCTGAGCATGCTCTTGATCCATCATTAGCTGAAGCTATTGGTGTGAACACCCGTGATTTGCTTTTGTCACAGCCAGATTGTGGTGAACAAGCTCTGAGTCTTGTAGATACCATTATCAGAAGCGGTTcagttgatgttgttgttgtggaCAGT GTTGCTGCCCTTGTGCCTAAAAGTGAACTAGATGGTGAAATGGGTGATGCGCATATGGCAATGCAAGCTAGACTTATGAGCCAGGCACTTCGTAAATTGAGCCATTCATTATCTACGTCACAGACTATTTTGATATTCATTAATCAG GTAAGGTCAAAGCTTGCTACTTTTGGTGGATTTGGTGCACCCTCGGAAGTGACATGTGGTGGAAATGCTTTGAAATTTTATGCTTCAATCCGCTTAAATATCAGGAGAGTGGGGCTTGTCAAGAAGGGAGAAGAG ACGCTAGGAAGTCAAGTTCTGGTTAAGATTATGAAAAACAAGCTAGCTCCACCTTATAGAACCGCACAGTTTGAGCTTGAGTTTGGCAAGGGTATATGTCGTGAATCAGAGCTTATAGAGTTAGGTCTCAAACACAAATTCCTCATGAAGGCTGGAGGTGCATATTACAGCATGGGCGATCTGAAGTTTTGTGGAAAAGATGCTATAAAACGTTATTTGGCTGAAAACCTAAATGTACGTGAGGAGTTGGAGACCAAACTCAGAGAAAAGCTTGTGGATGAACccaaaaaggaaaaagattTAGAAACAACAGATACCGAAGAAGACATTGTAGCACCTGATGCAACAGATGAAGAGGTAGCTGCCGTGGAGGCTTGA
- the LOC122593752 gene encoding CRM-domain containing factor CFM3, chloroplastic/mitochondrial codes for MASCSSSSSSSSPFSLKLNFPSTTTRKIHSPNFKLFSSNQIIQLQIQHKKKAQRKPRPSFSDQVLEKWSKKPTILQDKFPWQRQDIQTQQQKEPKNRIKLQEGNGILNESRIGSDSFEDESVSFDYVKKVKIAPWVQKTKPQIKSFDFDDRNWQKDSDGVSELSISSDSLGDDSVSFDATKSVKFAPWVRKTEPQIKSFDFDDGNLQKYSDSSIGSNSSVSDGVYVKKRNNERDFVIDDENDGAEGEMRERVPWEREKDLFQRSSNTPLAEKMIPEFELKRLRNKAARMVERFRVGAAGVTQELVDAIHGKWEKDEVVKLKFKGPSTLNMKRIHESLESRTGGIVIWRSGSSAVLFRGMAYKLPCVQSFTENKSVHTENESSTNYAGRYVKDLTEEELLDLKELNLVLDGLGPRFKDWSGREPLPVDADLLPSTVQGYKRPFRLLPYGTKPGLLDKEMTFFRRTARTMPPHFALGRNRDLQGLAVAMTKLWERSAIAKIAIKRGVHNTCNDRMAEELKRLTGGTLVSRNKDYIVFYRGNDFLPSNVTRTLNEAQDLSINRQDDEDKAREKASTFIDLTTKNTIKGPLVAGTLSETMAATSRWGIEPSSEEIEKMRRDSAVARHASLVKILEKKLAVAKGKIKKAEKALAKVQEYLRPSQLPTDLETLTDEERFSLRKLGLSMKPYLELGRRGIFDGTIENMHLHWKYRELVKIMVERKSFAHVKHVAISLEAESGGVLVSVDKTTKGYAIIVYRGKNYERPKAIRPKNLLTRRKALARAIELQRREALRHHMSELSERIEILKQELEDMKTIDEIDEETLRSRMGDDTDSESDSDDRYEMAEDEEAYLETYQDDDQNDATPR; via the exons ATGGCTTCTtgttcctcttcttcatcatcatcttcaccaTTTTCACTCAAACTAAATTTTCCCAGCACAACAACTAGAAAAATACACTCTCCGAACTTCAAATTGTTTTCTAGTAATCAAATAATTCAGCTTCAAATCCAACACAAGAAAAAAGCCCAAAGGAAACCAAGGCCTAGTTTTTCTGACCAAGTTCTTGAAAAATGGTCAAAGAAACCAACAATATTACAAGACAAATTTCCATGGCAAAGACAAGATATACAAACACAGCAACAAAAAGAACCAAAAAATCGAATCAAATTGCAAGAAGGAAATGGGATTTTAAATGAGTCCAGAATCGGTAGTGACTCGTTTGAGGATGAATCAGTGAGTTTTGATTATGTAAAAAAGGTAAAGATTGCTCCTTGGGTTCAAAAAACTAAACCCCAGataaaaagttttgattttgatgatagAAATTGGCAAAAAGATAGTGATGGGGTTAGTGAGTTGAGTATCAGTAGTGACTCGTTGGGGGATGACTCAGTGAGTTTTGATGctactaaaagtgtaaagtttgcTCCTTGGGTTAGGAAAACTGAACCCCAGataaaaagttttgattttgatgatgggAATTTGCAAAAATATAGTGATTCGAGTATCGGTAGTAACTCGTCTGTGAGTGATGGGGTCTAtgtaaagaaaagaaataacgAAAGGGATTTTGTTatagatgatgaaaatgatggtGCAGAAGGCGAAATGCGTGAGAGGGTCCCATGGGAAAGAGAGAAAGATTTGTTTCAAAGAAGTAGTAATACGCCTTTGGCTGAAAAAATGATACCGGAATTCGAGTTGAAGAGATTGAGGAACAAAGCAGCGAGAATGGTGGAAAGATTTAGAGTTGGTGCAGCTGGAGTGACACAGGAATTGGTGGATGCAATTCATGGAAAATGGGAAAAGGATGAGGTTGTTAAGTTGAAATTTAAAGGACCTTCTACCTTGAACATGAAAAGAATCCATGAAAGTTTAGAG AGTAGAACGGGTGGTATAGTGATATGGAGATCAGGCAGTTCAGCTGTATTATTTAGAGGAATGGCTTACAAACTTCCATGTGTGCAATCATTCACAGAGAATAAATCAGTTCATACAGAAAATGAATCATCTACGAATTATGCCGGCCGTTATGTAAAGGATCTTACTGAAGAagaattattagatttaaaaGAGCTTAACCTTGTTTTAGATGGACTGGGTCCTCGATTTAAGGATTGGTCCGGCCGTGAGCCATTACCTGTTGATGCAGATTTGCTTCCTTCTACAGTTCAAGGGTACAAAAGACCTTTTAGACTTCTTCCGTATGGGACAAAACCTGGCTTACTAGATAAAGAGATGACCTTTTTCCGTAGGACTGCAAGAACAATGCCTCCACATTTTGCACTTG GAAGAAATAGAGATCTGCAAGGTCTTGCGGTTGCTATGACGAAGCTGTGGGAACGAAGTGCCATCGCAAAGATAGCCATCAAGCGTGGCGTGCACAACACTTGTAATGACAGAATGGCAGAAGAGCTCAAG AGATTGACAGGAGGGACCCTAGTCTCTAGGAACAAAGACTATATCGTTTTTTACAGGGGCAACGACTTTTTACCCTCTAATGTCACAAGGACATTGAATGAAGCACAAGATCTAAGTATTAACCGCCAGGACGATGAAGATAAAGCACGAGAAAAGGCTTCAACCTTCATTGATTTGACTACTAAAAACACTATTAAGGGTCCATTAGTTGCTGGGACCCTTTCAGAAACCATGGCGGCAACCTCAAGATGGGGAATTGAGCCTAGCAGTGAGGAAATAGAGAAAATGAGAAGGGATTCAGCTGTTGCCCGACATGCTTCTCTTGTCAAAATTCTTGAAAAGAAGCTAGCTGTT GCAAAAGGAAAGATAAAGAAGGCCGAGAAGGCCTTGGCAAAAGTTCAAGAGTACTTACGACCATCACAACTTCCTACTGATCTGGAAACCCTAACCGATGAGGAGAGGTTCTCGCTTCGTAAGTTAGGGCTGAGTATGAAGCCATACTTGGAGCTAG GGAGGCGAGGTATTTTCGATGGTACAATTGAAAATATGCACCTACACTGGAAGTACCGGGAGCTGGTCAAGATAATGGTGGAGCGAAAGAGCTTTGCACATGTCAAACATGTTGCCATTTCTCTTGAGGCAGAAAGTGGTGGAGTTTTAGTGTCAGTAGACAAAACCACCAAAGGTTATGCCATTATAGTCTATCGTGGAAAGAATTACGAGCGCCCAAAAGCAATAAGGCCAAAGAATCTATTGACAAGAAGGAAAGCTTTAGCGCGTGCAATTGAACTGCAAAGACGTGAG GCTTTAAGGCATCATATGTCGGAGTTATCAGAAAGAATTGAGATTCTGAAACAGGAACTT GAGGATATGAAGACTATTGATGAAATTGATGAAGAGACGTTGAGATCAAGAATGGGAGATGATACAGATTCGGAATCTGATTCAGATGATCGTTATGAAATGGCAGAG GATGAAGAAGCTTACCTTGAAACATACCAAGATGATGATCAAAATGACGCAACTCCCCGATGA